One genomic segment of Pseudomonas sp. p1(2021b) includes these proteins:
- a CDS encoding DsbE family thiol:disulfide interchange protein, with translation MKRWIMVLPLAVFLLMAVFLYKGLFLKPDELPSAMIGKPFPVFSLASVQGDRTLTPADLQGRPALVNVWATWCPSCKVEHPYLNQLAEQGVVIHGVNYKDDNAAALKWLADFHNPYQLNIRDEQGSLGLDLGVYGAPETFLIDAKGIIRYKHVGVVDATVWREQLAPLYQGLIDEAKP, from the coding sequence ATGAAGCGTTGGATCATGGTGTTGCCGTTGGCGGTGTTCCTGCTGATGGCGGTCTTCCTCTACAAGGGCCTGTTCCTCAAGCCCGACGAACTGCCCTCGGCGATGATCGGCAAGCCGTTCCCGGTCTTCTCCCTGGCCTCGGTCCAGGGTGATCGCACGCTCACCCCGGCCGACCTGCAGGGCCGCCCAGCACTGGTCAATGTCTGGGCCACCTGGTGCCCGTCGTGCAAGGTCGAACACCCTTACCTGAACCAGCTCGCCGAGCAGGGCGTGGTCATCCACGGGGTCAACTACAAGGACGACAACGCCGCGGCACTGAAATGGCTGGCCGACTTCCACAACCCCTACCAGCTGAACATCCGTGACGAGCAGGGCAGCCTGGGGCTGGACCTGGGCGTGTACGGGGCACCGGAAACCTTCCTGATCGATGCCAAGGGCATCATCCGCTACAAGCATGTGGGGGTGGTCGATGCCACGGTCTGGCGTGAGCAACTGGCGCCGCTGTACCAGGGCCTGATCGACGAGGCCAAGCCATGA
- the ccmD gene encoding heme exporter protein CcmD: MSFASFGDFLAMGHHGLYVWSAYGICLAVLALNVAAPLLARRRYLQEEARRLRRENNQ; this comes from the coding sequence ATGAGTTTCGCATCCTTCGGTGATTTCCTTGCCATGGGGCATCATGGCCTGTACGTCTGGTCGGCCTATGGCATCTGCCTGGCGGTGCTGGCGCTCAATGTCGCAGCGCCCCTGCTGGCCCGCCGCCGCTACCTGCAAGAAGAGGCGCGCCGTCTGCGCCGGGAGAACAACCAGTGA
- a CDS encoding heme ABC transporter permease: protein MKISWTWFHKLGSPKWFYAISGRMLPWLTVSAILLLLVGITWGLAFAPQDYQQGNSFRIIYIHVPAAMLAQSCYVLLAVAGVVGLVWKMKLADVALQCAAPIGAWMTAVALVTGAIWGKPTWGSWWVWDARLTSMLILLFLYFGIIALGQAISNRDSAAKACAVLAIVGVVNIPIIKYSVEWWNTLHQGATFTLTEKPAMPAEMWLPLLLTALGFYCFFGAVLLVRMRLEVLKREARASWVREEVLNSLGRRAA from the coding sequence ATGAAGATTAGCTGGACGTGGTTCCACAAGCTGGGCTCCCCAAAATGGTTCTATGCCATCAGCGGCCGCATGCTGCCCTGGCTGACCGTTTCCGCCATCCTCCTGCTGTTGGTGGGCATCACCTGGGGGCTGGCCTTCGCGCCCCAGGACTACCAGCAGGGCAACAGCTTCCGGATCATCTACATCCATGTGCCGGCCGCCATGCTGGCGCAGTCGTGCTATGTGCTGCTGGCGGTGGCTGGAGTGGTGGGGCTGGTATGGAAGATGAAACTGGCCGATGTCGCCCTGCAATGCGCCGCCCCCATCGGTGCCTGGATGACCGCGGTGGCGCTGGTGACCGGGGCGATCTGGGGCAAGCCGACCTGGGGTAGCTGGTGGGTCTGGGATGCACGCCTTACCTCCATGCTCATCCTCTTGTTCCTGTACTTCGGCATCATCGCCCTGGGTCAGGCGATCAGCAACCGAGACAGCGCGGCCAAGGCCTGCGCGGTGCTGGCCATCGTCGGCGTGGTGAACATCCCGATCATCAAGTATTCGGTGGAATGGTGGAATACCCTGCACCAGGGCGCCACCTTCACCCTGACCGAAAAGCCGGCCATGCCGGCCGAAATGTGGCTGCCGTTGCTGCTGACCGCGCTCGGTTTCTACTGCTTCTTCGGCGCGGTGCTTTTGGTGCGCATGCGCCTCGAGGTGCTCAAGCGTGAAGCCCGTGCCAGCTGGGTGCGGGAGGAAGTACTGAACAGCCTGGGTCGGAGGGCCGCCTGA
- the ccmE gene encoding cytochrome c maturation protein CcmE, producing the protein MNPQRKKRLFLILGLLVGVAIAVGFALSALQQNINLFYTPTQIANGEAPLDTRIRAGGMVEKGSVQRSSDSLDVRFVVTDFNKSVPITYRGILPDLFREGQGIVALGKLNAEGVVVADEVLAKHDEKYMPPEVTKALKESGQAATGAEPKP; encoded by the coding sequence GTGAATCCGCAGCGCAAGAAACGCCTGTTCCTCATCCTCGGCCTGCTGGTCGGCGTGGCCATCGCCGTCGGCTTCGCCCTGAGCGCCCTGCAGCAGAACATCAACCTGTTCTACACCCCGACTCAGATCGCCAATGGCGAGGCGCCCCTCGATACCCGCATCCGCGCCGGCGGCATGGTCGAGAAAGGCTCGGTGCAGCGTTCGTCCGACTCGCTGGACGTGCGCTTCGTGGTCACCGACTTCAACAAGTCGGTACCGATCACCTACCGTGGCATCCTCCCTGACCTGTTCCGCGAAGGGCAGGGCATCGTGGCCTTGGGCAAGCTCAACGCCGAAGGCGTGGTGGTGGCCGACGAGGTACTGGCCAAGCACGACGAGAAATACATGCCGCCCGAGGTCACCAAGGCCCTCAAGGAGAGCGGCCAGGCGGCCACCGGCGCGGAGCCCAAGCCATGA
- a CDS encoding PhzF family phenazine biosynthesis protein codes for MQLEIFQVDAFSATPFGGNPAAVVPLEQWLPDETLQRVAEENNLSETAYFVRNGEAFDLRWFTPGVEVDLCGHATLATAWVLFEQLGEQDAVLRFNTRSGELRVSRGSDGLLAMDFPAKQPVAVDVPEGLLEALGLNSVRAVYRTDDYVVVIDDAALLEPLAPDFVALGAFDVRGIAVTAPGRGFDFVTRWFGPRVGVNEDPVTGSAHTSLAPYWAERLGKRSLVCEQGGRRKGQLWCEVPGNGRVIISGRGALYLRGVISI; via the coding sequence ATGCAACTCGAGATCTTCCAGGTCGATGCGTTTTCCGCCACGCCGTTCGGCGGTAACCCGGCGGCAGTGGTGCCGTTGGAGCAATGGTTGCCGGATGAGACGCTGCAGCGTGTGGCGGAGGAGAACAACCTTTCCGAGACGGCGTATTTCGTACGCAACGGCGAGGCGTTCGACTTGCGCTGGTTCACGCCCGGCGTGGAGGTGGATTTGTGTGGGCACGCGACGTTGGCGACGGCCTGGGTGCTGTTCGAGCAGTTGGGTGAGCAGGACGCGGTGCTGCGGTTCAATACGCGCAGCGGGGAATTGCGGGTCAGCCGTGGCAGCGATGGGTTGCTGGCGATGGATTTTCCGGCCAAGCAACCAGTAGCGGTCGACGTGCCCGAAGGGTTGCTCGAGGCGCTGGGGCTGAACAGTGTCCGGGCGGTTTATCGGACCGATGATTATGTGGTGGTGATCGACGATGCGGCGTTGCTGGAGCCGTTGGCACCGGACTTCGTGGCATTGGGCGCGTTCGATGTGCGTGGTATCGCGGTGACCGCGCCGGGGCGGGGGTTCGATTTCGTGACGCGGTGGTTCGGGCCGCGGGTAGGGGTCAACGAAGACCCGGTGACAGGGTCGGCGCACACCTCGCTGGCGCCCTATTGGGCTGAGCGGCTGGGCAAGCGCAGCCTGGTATGCGAGCAGGGCGGCCGGCGCAAGGGACAGTTGTGGTGCGAGGTGCCGGGGAATGGGCGGGTGATCATCAGCGGGCGGGGGGCGTTGTACCTGCGTGGGGTGATCTCTATCTGA
- a CDS encoding cytochrome c-type biogenesis protein CcmH, which yields MRRWLAVAVLVLGVAGMARAAIDTYQFRDDAERERYQQLTKELRCPKCQNQDIADSNAPIAADLRREIFRMLGEGKSNQQIVDFMVDRYGDFVRYKPALTGRTWLLWFGPGILLASGFVVLALIVRRRRGPVAASTEQLSPEERERLAKLLDKEQTHD from the coding sequence ATGAGGCGCTGGTTGGCGGTGGCGGTGTTGGTCCTGGGTGTGGCCGGTATGGCCCGGGCCGCCATCGATACCTACCAGTTCCGCGATGACGCCGAGCGCGAGCGCTACCAGCAACTGACCAAGGAGCTGCGTTGCCCCAAGTGCCAGAACCAGGACATCGCCGATTCCAATGCGCCGATTGCAGCCGACTTGCGTCGGGAGATCTTCCGCATGCTCGGCGAAGGCAAGAGCAACCAACAGATCGTCGATTTCATGGTCGATCGCTATGGCGACTTCGTGCGCTACAAGCCGGCGCTCACCGGCCGCACCTGGCTGCTCTGGTTCGGCCCGGGCATCCTGCTGGCCTCGGGCTTCGTGGTGCTGGCGCTGATCGTGCGCCGTCGTCGCGGGCCGGTAGCGGCCTCGACCGAGCAATTGTCGCCTGAAGAACGCGAGCGCCTCGCCAAACTGCTGGATAAAGAACAAACCCATGACTGA
- a CDS encoding heme lyase CcmF/NrfE family subunit produces the protein MIPELGQLSMILAICFAVVQASVPLLGAWRGDSLWMSLARPAAWGQFAFLAFAFACLTHAFMTDNFSVAYVASNSNSALPWYYKFSAVWGAHEGSLLLWALILGGWTFAVSVFSRQLPQVMLARVLAVMGMISVGFLSFLIITSNPFERLLPQVPTDGRDLNPLLQDFGLIVHPPMLYMGYVGFSVAFAFAIAALLGGRLDAAWARWSRPWTIVAWAFLGVGITLGSWWAYYELGWGGWWFWDPVENASFMPWLVGTALIHSLAVTEKRGVFKSWTVLLAIAAFSLSLLGTFLVRSGVLTSVHAFASDPSRGVFILVFLLFVVGGSLTLFALRAPVVKSQVGFALWSRETLLLANNLVLVVAASMILLGTLYPLVLDALTGAKLSVGPPYFDALFLPLMALLMVVLGIGVLVRWKDTPGKWLVGMLTPVLLGSAVLAPVAGLLVDDFDWPALSAFALAAWVVLAGVRDILDKTRHKGLAKGLRGLSRSYWGMHLAHLGLAVCALGVVLSSNNSAERDLRMAPGETVELGGYHFLFEGARHFEGPNFISDKGTVRISRDGREVTVLHPEKRLYTVQQSMMTEAGIDAGFTRDLYVALGEPLDNGAWAVRVHIKPYVRWIWLGGLLTALGGFLAAFDRRYRVKVKARVRDVLGMSGATA, from the coding sequence GTGATCCCCGAACTCGGGCAGTTGTCGATGATCCTGGCGATCTGCTTTGCCGTGGTGCAGGCCAGTGTGCCGTTGCTCGGCGCCTGGCGCGGCGACAGCCTGTGGATGAGCCTGGCACGACCGGCGGCATGGGGGCAGTTCGCCTTCCTGGCGTTCGCCTTCGCCTGCCTCACCCATGCCTTCATGACCGACAACTTCTCGGTAGCCTATGTGGCCAGCAACTCCAACAGCGCCTTGCCCTGGTACTACAAGTTCAGCGCCGTATGGGGCGCGCATGAAGGCTCGCTGCTGCTCTGGGCGCTGATCCTGGGGGGCTGGACCTTCGCCGTGTCGGTGTTCTCGCGCCAGTTGCCGCAGGTGATGCTGGCCCGGGTACTGGCGGTGATGGGCATGATCAGCGTGGGCTTCCTGTCGTTCCTGATCATCACCTCCAACCCGTTCGAACGCCTGTTGCCCCAGGTGCCGACCGACGGGCGCGACCTCAACCCGCTGCTGCAGGACTTCGGCCTGATCGTCCATCCGCCGATGCTGTACATGGGCTACGTCGGCTTCTCGGTGGCCTTCGCCTTCGCTATCGCCGCCCTGCTGGGCGGGCGCCTGGATGCCGCCTGGGCGCGCTGGTCGAGGCCCTGGACCATCGTTGCCTGGGCCTTCCTCGGCGTCGGCATCACCCTGGGCTCCTGGTGGGCCTACTACGAGCTGGGCTGGGGCGGCTGGTGGTTCTGGGACCCGGTGGAAAACGCTTCCTTCATGCCATGGCTGGTGGGTACGGCGTTGATCCACTCGCTGGCGGTCACCGAGAAGCGTGGGGTATTCAAGAGCTGGACCGTGCTGCTGGCGATCGCTGCTTTCTCCCTGAGCCTGCTGGGGACCTTCCTGGTCCGTTCCGGCGTGCTGACCTCGGTGCATGCCTTCGCATCCGACCCATCCCGTGGCGTGTTCATCCTGGTCTTCCTGCTGTTCGTGGTCGGCGGCTCGCTGACCTTGTTCGCCTTGCGCGCCCCCGTGGTCAAGAGCCAGGTGGGCTTTGCCCTGTGGTCGCGCGAGACCTTGCTGCTGGCCAACAACCTGGTGCTGGTGGTGGCGGCCTCCATGATCCTGCTCGGTACCCTCTACCCGCTGGTGCTCGATGCCCTGACCGGGGCGAAGCTTTCGGTCGGCCCGCCTTACTTCGATGCATTGTTCCTGCCGTTGATGGCATTGCTGATGGTGGTATTGGGGATCGGCGTGCTGGTGCGTTGGAAGGACACCCCGGGCAAATGGCTGGTGGGCATGTTGACCCCGGTGCTGCTGGGCAGCGCGGTGCTGGCGCCGGTCGCCGGCCTGCTGGTCGACGACTTCGACTGGCCGGCCCTGAGCGCGTTCGCCCTGGCCGCCTGGGTGGTGCTGGCGGGCGTGCGCGACATCCTCGACAAGACCCGCCACAAGGGCCTGGCCAAGGGCTTGCGCGGCTTGTCGCGCAGCTACTGGGGCATGCACCTGGCGCACCTGGGCCTGGCGGTGTGTGCCCTGGGCGTGGTGCTGTCGAGCAACAACAGTGCCGAGCGCGACCTGCGCATGGCGCCGGGCGAGACCGTGGAGCTGGGGGGGTATCACTTCCTGTTCGAGGGCGCCCGGCACTTCGAGGGGCCGAACTTCATCTCCGACAAGGGCACCGTGCGCATCAGCCGCGACGGCCGCGAGGTGACCGTGCTGCACCCTGAGAAGCGCCTGTACACCGTGCAACAGTCGATGATGACCGAGGCCGGTATCGACGCCGGCTTCACCCGCGACCTGTACGTCGCCCTCGGCGAGCCCCTGGACAACGGTGCCTGGGCGGTACGGGTGCATATCAAGCCCTATGTCCGTTGGATCTGGCTGGGCGGTCTGCTGACCGCGCTGGGTGGGTTCCTGGCGGCGTTCGACCGACGTTACCGCGTCAAGGTCAAGGCCCGGGTGCGTGATGTCCTGGGCATGTCTGGAGCAACTGCATGA
- the ccmI gene encoding c-type cytochrome biogenesis protein CcmI encodes MTEFWLSAGLLLLAALAFLLIPTLRGRRQQQEEDRTALNVALYQERVAELAAQQEAGVLDADQLAKGRDEAARELLADTEGAEASRQGHLGKALPLLAAVLVPAMGLGLYLHFGAADKVELTREFAQAPQSMEEMTTRLERAVQAQPDSAEGLYFLGRAYMAEQRPADAARIFERAVALAGRQPELLGQWAQALYFAANKQFSEQVQALTDEALKADPKEVTSLGLRGIAAFEGERYQEAIDYWQRLLAQLPEGDASRAALQGGIDRAAERLQAAGGKPAAAPEAARLKVRVTLADKLKDKVKPGDTVFIFARASNGPPMPVAAKRVTVAQLPLEVELSDADAMMPQMKLSDFSEVQLVARVSRAGQPTRGEWIGQSAPLSTHTEAAQHLTIDSPDQ; translated from the coding sequence ATGACTGAATTCTGGCTTAGCGCGGGCCTGCTGTTGCTCGCCGCCCTGGCTTTCCTGCTGATCCCGACCCTGCGCGGCCGCCGCCAGCAGCAGGAAGAAGACCGTACTGCCCTCAATGTCGCCCTGTACCAGGAGCGGGTCGCCGAGCTGGCGGCCCAGCAGGAAGCCGGCGTGCTCGATGCCGACCAGCTGGCCAAGGGGCGTGACGAGGCAGCCCGTGAACTGTTGGCCGATACCGAGGGCGCCGAGGCGTCACGCCAGGGTCATCTGGGCAAGGCGCTGCCGCTGCTGGCGGCGGTCCTGGTGCCGGCGATGGGCCTTGGGCTGTACTTGCATTTCGGCGCTGCCGACAAGGTCGAGCTGACCCGCGAGTTCGCCCAGGCGCCGCAATCGATGGAAGAAATGACCACGCGCCTGGAGCGTGCCGTGCAGGCCCAGCCGGACTCGGCAGAGGGCCTGTACTTCCTTGGCCGCGCCTACATGGCCGAGCAACGCCCGGCCGACGCCGCACGTATCTTCGAGCGCGCCGTCGCCTTGGCCGGTCGCCAGCCCGAGTTGCTTGGCCAATGGGCGCAGGCCTTGTATTTCGCCGCGAACAAGCAGTTCAGCGAGCAGGTGCAGGCCTTGACCGACGAAGCGCTCAAGGCCGACCCCAAAGAGGTGACCAGTCTTGGCCTGCGCGGGATCGCCGCGTTCGAGGGCGAGCGCTACCAGGAGGCAATCGACTATTGGCAGCGCCTGCTGGCGCAATTGCCCGAGGGCGACGCTTCACGCGCCGCCCTTCAGGGCGGCATCGACCGTGCCGCCGAAAGGCTGCAGGCGGCGGGCGGTAAACCCGCGGCCGCGCCCGAGGCTGCTCGCCTGAAGGTGCGGGTGACACTGGCCGACAAGCTCAAGGACAAGGTCAAGCCCGGCGACACGGTGTTTATCTTCGCCCGTGCCAGCAATGGCCCGCCCATGCCCGTTGCGGCCAAGCGCGTGACGGTGGCCCAGTTGCCGCTGGAGGTGGAGCTGTCCGACGCCGATGCGATGATGCCGCAGATGAAACTGTCGGACTTCAGCGAGGTCCAACTGGTTGCCCGTGTGTCCCGTGCCGGCCAGCCGACCCGGGGCGAGTGGATCGGCCAGAGCGCGCCGCTGTCCACCCATACCGAGGCAGCCCAGCACCTGACTATCGACAGCCCAGATCAATAA
- the ccmA gene encoding cytochrome c biogenesis heme-transporting ATPase CcmA, with product MTLHLQATGLACERDWRLLFEHLEFQLRPGDMLQISGPNGSGKTSLLRLLAGLMQPTAGQILLGGQPLAEQRHALASILLWIGHAAGIKDLLTAEENLAWLCALHQPASTEAIWQALAAVGLRGFEDVPCHTLSAGQQRRVALARLYLDSPPLWILDEPFTALDKQGVAQLESHLAAHCEQGGTVVLTTHHNLERKPSGYRELNLGQWAA from the coding sequence GTGACCCTTCACCTACAAGCCACAGGCCTGGCCTGCGAGCGCGACTGGCGATTGCTCTTCGAGCACCTGGAATTCCAGTTGCGGCCCGGTGACATGCTACAGATCAGCGGCCCCAACGGCAGCGGCAAGACCAGCCTGCTGCGCCTGTTGGCCGGGCTGATGCAGCCGACGGCCGGGCAGATCCTGCTGGGTGGCCAGCCATTGGCCGAGCAGCGCCATGCCCTGGCCAGTATCCTGCTGTGGATCGGCCACGCCGCCGGCATCAAGGACCTGCTCACCGCCGAGGAAAACCTCGCCTGGCTGTGTGCCCTGCACCAGCCGGCCAGCACCGAGGCGATCTGGCAGGCCTTGGCTGCGGTAGGCCTGCGGGGTTTCGAGGATGTGCCGTGCCATACCTTGTCGGCCGGCCAGCAGCGCCGCGTGGCCCTGGCCCGGTTGTACCTGGACAGCCCACCGTTGTGGATCCTGGACGAACCCTTCACGGCCCTGGACAAGCAGGGCGTGGCCCAGCTCGAGTCACACCTGGCGGCCCATTGCGAGCAGGGGGGGACGGTAGTACTGACCACTCACCACAACCTCGAGCGCAAGCCCTCCGGCTACCGCGAACTGAACCTGGGGCAATGGGCGGCATGA
- a CDS encoding GFA family protein — protein sequence MPLEKQGTCLCGQTHLKVTVDNTHISACHCSMCRKWTGGPLLVVHCSQPPQIEGTPPTVYDSSDWAQRGFCGRCGTHLYYRLKANDFYAIPVGLLDGDETWDFDLQIFVEQKPAWYCFANQTKELTGQEAFEQLG from the coding sequence ATGCCCCTGGAAAAACAAGGCACCTGCCTCTGCGGCCAAACCCACCTGAAGGTCACCGTCGACAACACCCATATCAGCGCCTGCCACTGCAGCATGTGCCGCAAATGGACCGGCGGCCCCCTCCTGGTCGTCCACTGCAGCCAGCCCCCTCAGATCGAAGGCACGCCCCCCACCGTCTATGACTCCTCCGACTGGGCCCAACGCGGCTTCTGCGGCCGGTGTGGCACGCACCTGTACTACCGCCTGAAGGCCAACGACTTCTACGCCATCCCGGTTGGCCTGCTGGACGGCGACGAAACCTGGGATTTCGACCTGCAGATCTTCGTCGAACAGAAACCCGCCTGGTACTGCTTCGCCAACCAGACCAAGGAACTGACCGGCCAGGAAGCCTTCGAACAGCTCGGCTAG
- the ccmB gene encoding heme exporter protein CcmB yields MGGMSVFILLLRREARLLCRRPAELANPLVFFAIVVALFPLAVGPETQLLQTLSPGLVWVAALLAVLLSLDGLFRSDFEDGSLEQWVLSPHPLAMLVLAKVLAHWIFSGLALVLLAPLLALMLGLPANCLPVLLGSLLLGTPVLSLLGAVGAALTVGLKRGGLLLALLILPLYIPVLILGSGALQAALQNMPATGHLLWLASLTALAVTLAPFAIAAGLKISVGE; encoded by the coding sequence ATGGGCGGCATGAGCGTATTCATCCTGTTGCTGCGCCGCGAGGCGCGCCTGTTATGTCGTCGTCCGGCGGAGCTGGCCAACCCGCTGGTGTTCTTCGCGATCGTCGTCGCCTTGTTCCCACTGGCGGTCGGGCCTGAGACACAATTGTTGCAAACCTTGTCGCCAGGCCTGGTCTGGGTGGCCGCGTTGCTGGCCGTGCTGCTGTCGCTGGACGGCCTGTTTCGCAGCGACTTCGAGGACGGCTCGCTGGAACAGTGGGTGCTGTCGCCGCACCCCTTGGCAATGCTGGTGCTGGCCAAGGTGTTGGCGCACTGGATCTTTTCCGGGCTGGCGCTGGTATTGTTGGCACCGCTGCTGGCGCTGATGCTGGGTCTGCCCGCCAATTGCCTGCCGGTACTGCTGGGCTCGCTGCTGCTGGGTACCCCGGTGCTGAGCCTGCTGGGTGCGGTGGGCGCGGCGCTGACTGTCGGCCTCAAGCGCGGCGGCCTGTTGCTGGCGTTGCTGATCCTGCCGCTGTATATCCCGGTATTGATCCTGGGCAGTGGCGCCTTGCAAGCGGCATTGCAGAATATGCCCGCCACCGGCCATCTGCTCTGGTTGGCCAGCCTGACGGCCCTGGCGGTGACACTGGCACCTTTTGCGATCGCGGCCGGCCTGAAGATCAGCGTCGGCGAATAA
- a CDS encoding NAD(P)-dependent oxidoreductase produces MSKTVLVLVETVDDYLPLLEQAGFRLIRAPSPQLRAEAIVRFGAQVDAVLTRGPLGLTANEIEALPALRIICVIGAGYEQVDLAAASARGITVTNGAGANAAAVADHALALLLALLRDVPRADASTRRGEWNRVISPSVSGKRLGILGLGAVGRAIAKRANLGFDMSISYHSRTPRRDVPYTWHDSVSSLAEAVDILVVATPGGHATRHLVDAQVLQALGPDGYLVNIARASVVDTHALVDALSRGAIAGAALDVFDDEPAVPDALKVLGNTVLTPHVAGQSPDAARDTVNLVLLNLQAFFAGEPVLTPVRS; encoded by the coding sequence ATGAGCAAGACCGTTCTGGTGCTGGTGGAAACCGTCGATGACTACTTGCCGCTACTCGAGCAGGCCGGTTTTCGGCTGATCCGCGCGCCGTCGCCGCAATTGCGCGCCGAGGCCATCGTGCGCTTCGGTGCCCAGGTCGATGCGGTACTGACCCGCGGCCCGCTGGGCCTGACGGCCAACGAGATCGAAGCCTTGCCGGCGCTTAGGATCATCTGCGTGATCGGTGCCGGCTACGAACAGGTCGACCTGGCTGCCGCCTCGGCTCGCGGCATTACCGTGACCAATGGTGCCGGCGCCAATGCCGCGGCGGTCGCCGACCATGCCCTGGCGCTTCTGCTGGCCTTGCTGCGCGATGTGCCACGGGCCGATGCCAGCACGCGCCGGGGGGAGTGGAATCGGGTCATCAGCCCTTCGGTGAGCGGCAAGCGCCTGGGGATCCTTGGCCTGGGCGCGGTCGGTCGCGCGATCGCCAAGCGGGCGAACCTGGGCTTCGACATGAGTATCAGCTATCACAGCCGCACACCGCGTCGCGACGTGCCCTACACCTGGCACGACAGCGTGTCGAGCCTGGCCGAGGCCGTGGACATCCTGGTGGTAGCGACGCCCGGCGGGCACGCCACCCGTCACCTGGTCGATGCCCAGGTGCTGCAAGCGTTGGGGCCGGACGGCTACCTGGTCAACATCGCCCGGGCCAGCGTGGTCGATACCCACGCCCTGGTCGACGCCCTGAGCCGAGGCGCGATCGCAGGCGCCGCGCTGGATGTCTTCGATGACGAGCCTGCCGTGCCCGATGCACTCAAGGTGCTCGGCAATACCGTGCTCACACCTCATGTGGCCGGCCAATCACCGGATGCCGCACGGGATACGGTGAACCTGGTGCTGCTTAACCTGCAGGCGTTCTTTGCCGGTGAGCCGGTGCTGACCCCTGTCCGTTCCTGA